A stretch of the Lolium perenne isolate Kyuss_39 chromosome 3, Kyuss_2.0, whole genome shotgun sequence genome encodes the following:
- the LOC127345290 gene encoding endoribonuclease Dicer homolog 3a isoform X1, which produces MADLGAAAGRGGDDAMDAAAGPPTAAEVEAAPVPDVNMNPLKRSSESSAQEDDADRQKRQKTECQEFIPRRYQLDVYEVAKARNTIAMLDTGAGKTMIAVMLMKDFRSKVDKSRNDRKVIVFLAPTVQLVTQQCEVIRAHTDFEVELYYGAKGVDEWTAPRWKEEVSKYQVMVMTPMVLLDALCKAFLTLDLVSLMIFDECHRATGNHPYSRIMKEFYHQSEHKPKVFGMTASPVIKKAVSSVLDCEVQFSELEKLLNAKIYTVADREEIELCAPTAEYVNRYYAPKTVCFNYLNEELALLRSEYDALIRKLQNKPNYQKKEADEIAKQSRKHLSDSIEKILYCLDSVGLLCASEATKICIERSQRKGWLKKVSDATNIQSDTNSSFLCAEISALHLKFFDAVSRILDKHLQKGSNVLLNSESGCVEATKMGYVSPKLYELIQIFYSFSNLDHFRCLIFVDRKITARVIERAMKKFSQLSHFTVSFLTGGSSSVDALTPKVQKDTLDSFRSGKVNLLFSTDVAEEGIDIPDCSCVIKFDLPTTTRSYIQSSGRARQKDSQYILMIERENAKQNNLVSAILRSKNSMVETALNRDSEDLLPGFFAVQETNEYIVGTTGAKVTAESSIGVIVHCCNKLSKDKYNTTNPSFESMDHGDGFVCKLTLPFSDVLPPLVGPKARSKQKAKQLVCLDACKQLHRRGILDDSLCPSFEKPPPGSDGVGTTKRKELHGTTGVHALSGTWASERTAVKLQSYKLKFSCDQVGQRYSDFVLLIDTTIENEAANLDIDLYLHDKMVKASVSPYGLLELDVEQMEKAKLFQALMFNGLFGKLFTGSKLSDDPREFILNKSDAFIWKNANMYLILPMNLTLESHGISCINWRVINEAATAVKLLKKIYAEATMNIPGILDCDQNDTDLIHLANTSCEAHVLRNVAVLAVHTGKIYTALHVADLSANSTFDGVSDKKEAKFNTFTEYFENKYNIVLRHPSQPLLVLKPTHKPHNLLSSKFRDEGNREKKNDVINKANNRVHMPPELLIPLNLSEDILRSFYLFPSLMHRIETLMLASQLKSEISYEDSNISSFLILEAITSLRCSEDFSMERLELLGDSVLKYAASCHLFLKFPDKDEGELTSSRTDIISNAALYGLGIEHKIQGYIRDAAFDPRRWLAPGQLSIHPVPCNCSLDEVVTHDIDAVDDKPIVKIGQMCDKGHRWMCSKTISDCVEAIIGAYYVGGGLRAALSVLKWLGVDADIEEELIIQTILNASMRTYLPKVDVIKMLEAKLGYAFSVKGLLLEALTHPSHQESAESYSYQRLEFLGDAVLDILLTRHLFNSHKDTDEGELTDLRCASVNNENFAQVAVKHKFHQFLQHSSGILPDQITEYAHSLENSSLDKDKLLSDAALRGPKVLGDIVESIAGAVLIDTKLDLDVVWGVFKPLLSPIVTPENLELPPFRELLEWCSKNGYFVEIKCTVGEKIEATLGVQLKEKLLVRHGCGTNKKDSKAHAASMLLMDLQKEGLLIPKNASRTQHANGSNNLFDALDIRLPTPTSGKKSTGSKLAAILGKPVHVLVKTSKGGPRAALYEVCKKLQWPVPSFDSVKVKPSCAKSMPHGFSFATTIALQIPSDDKISLTGDGFADKKSAMDSAALLMLHELQRRGRLQVQEV; this is translated from the exons ATGGCGGACCTGGGAGCGGCGGCCGGAAGGGGAGGCGACGACGCGATGGACGCCGCCGCCGGGCCTCcgacggcggcggaggtggaggccgcCCCCGTCCCCGACG TTAACATGAACCCTCTGAAGAGGTCGTCGGAGTCGTCTGCTCAGGAAGACGATGCAGACAGGCAGAAGCGGCAGAAGACAGAGTGTCAAGAATTCATTCCGAGGAG ATACCAGCTCGATGTCTACGAGGTCGCCAAGGCGCGGAACACGATCGCGATGCTCGACACGGGAGCTGGGAAGACGATGATCGCTGTGATGCTCATGAAGGATTTTCGGAGCAAGGTCGACAAATCGAGGAACGACAGGAAGGTCATCGTTTTCCTCGCACCGACGGTTCAGCTCGTCACGCAG CAATGCGAGGTGATTAGAGCCCACACGGATTTTGAGGTGGAGCTCTACTATGGCGCCAAGGGGGTCGACGAATGGACGGCTCCTAGATGGAAAGAAGAAGTGTCGAAATATCAG GTCATGGTGATGACACCAATGGTGTTGCTAGACGCTTTATGTAAAGCGTTCTTGACCTTGGACTTGGTTAGTCTTATGATATTTGATGAATGCCATCGTGCAACTGGCAATCATCCGTATTCTAGAATAATGAAG GAGTTTTATCACCAATCTGAACACAAGCCAAAGGTGTTCGGTATGACAGCATCACCTGTTataaaaaaag CTGTCTCTTCTGTTTTGGATTGTGAAGTTCAGTTCTCTGAACTGGAAAAGCTTCTAAATGCTAAG ATCTACACAGTTGCTGATAGAGAAGAGATAGAGCTTTGTGCCCCTACTGCAGAATATGTGAACAGATACTATGCCCCCAAAACAGTTTGTTTCAACTATTTGAATGAAGAGTTGGCACTTTTACGTTCCGAG TATGATGCATTAATTAGAAAATTGCAGAATAAGCCAAACTACCAGAAAAAAGAAGCCGATGAAATAGCAAAACAATCACGGAAGCATCTATCGGATTCTATAGAAAAGATCTTGTATTGCCTTGATTCTGTTGGTCTTCTTTGTGCTAGTGAG GCCACCAAAATCTGCATTGAAAGGAGTCAGAGAAAAGGTTGGCTGAAGAAAGTTTCTGATGCCACAAATattcaaagtgataccaatagctCGTTCCTGTGTGCGGAAATTTCAGCACTACATTTGAAGTTCTTTGATGCCGTGTCACGTATACTTGACAAACACCTCCAGAAAG GTAGCAATGTGCTTCTAAATTCTGAGAGTGGATGTGTGGAAGCAACAAAAATGGGCTATGTATCACCAAAGCTTTATGAACTCATCCAAATCTTCTACTCTTTCAG TAACTTAGACCATTTCCGATGCCTCATTTTTGTGGACCGAAAAATCACTGCTAGAGTCATTGAACGGGCAATGAAGAAATTTTCACAGCTCTCACATTTTACAGTTTCTTTTCTTACTGGAGGGAGTTCTTCAGTGGATGCTCTGACCCCTAAAGTGCAAAAGGACACACTGGATTCATTTCGTTCTGGAAAG GTGAACTTACTATTTAGTACAGATGTTGCAGAAGAGGGTATTGATATCCCAGACTGTTCATGTGTAATAAAATTTGATTTACCGACGACAACCCGTAGCTATATTCAGTCAAGTGGGCGAGCACGCCAGAAGGACTCTCAGTACATACTAATGATTGAACG GGAAAATGCGAAACAAAATAATTTGGTATCGGCCATTTTGAGAAGCAAGAACTCGATGGTTGAGACTGCTTTGAACAGAGATTCCGAGGATCTACTCCCTGGTTTCTTCGCCGTTCAAGAAACAAATGAATACATTGTAGGCACAACAGGCGCAAAAGTAACTGCCGAGTCTAGTATTGGTGTTATCGTCCACTGTTGTAACAAGCTTTCAAAGGACAA GTACAACACCACAAACCCTTCATTTGAGTCCATGGATCACGGTGATggttttgtgtgtaaattaacacTACCATTTAGCGATGTGTTGCCACCTTTGGTGGGTCCAAAAGCAAGAAGCAAGCAGAAGGCAAAACAACTAGTTTGTCTTGATGCATGTAAGCAGCTGCATCGACGGGGAATACTTGATGACTCCCTTTGTCCATCTTTTGAAAAGCCACCTCCAGGAAGTGATGGTGTAG GTACAACAAAACGAAAGGAGCTACATGGCACAACTGGAGTCCATGCCTTGTCTGGTACCTGGGCATCTGAGAGAACTGCTGTTAAGCTTCAAAGCTATAAGTTGAAATTTTCTTGTGATCAAGTTGGTCAGAGATACTCTGATTTTGTTTTGTTAATCGACACAACTATAGAAAATGAAGCTGCAAATTTGGATATTGATCTGTATCTACATGACAAGATGGTAAAAGCTTCAGTCTCTCCTTACGGCCTTCTTGAGTTGGATGTTGAACAG ATGGAGAAAGCAAAGCTATTTCAAGCACTTATGTTCAATGGTTTATTCGGAAAGTTGTTTACTGGATCAAAATTGTCCGACGATCCGAGGGAGTTTATTCTCAATAAAAGTGATGCATTTATTTGGAAAAATGCAAATATGTATCTGATTTTACCTATGAATCTTACTCTGGAGTCTCATGGCATTTCTTGCATTAACTGGAGAGTGATCAATGAAGCTGCTACAGCTGTCAAACTTTTGAAAAAGATTTATGCTGAAGCCACCATGAACATACCAGGAATTCTCGATTGCGACCAAAATGATACAGATCTAATTCATTTAGCTAACACGTCATGTGAGGCTCATGTCCTTAGAAATGTGGCAGTGCTGGCAGTTCACACAGGGAAGATCTATACTGCTCTTCATGTTGCTGATTTATCTGCCAATAGCACATTTGATGGTGTATCAGATAAGAAAGAAGCAAAGTTCAATACCTTTACAGAATACTTCGAAAATAA GTACAACATAGTTCTCCGTCATCCCTCACAGCCATTACTAGTGCTAAAACCCACCCATAAACCTCACAACCTTCTTTCCTCAAAGTTCAGAGATGAAG GTAACCGTGAGAAGAAAAATGATGTCATTAATAAGGCGAACAACCGTGTTCACATGCCCCCAGAGTTGCTGATTCCCCTTAATTTATCTGAGGACATTTTAAGATCATTTTATTTGTTCCCCTCTTTGATGCATCGTATAGAGACATTAATGCTAGCCAGTCAACTAAAAAGTGAAATTTCATATGAGGATTCAAATATATCAAGCTTTCTG ATTCTAGAAGCTATTACATCACTTCGATGCTCTGAAGACTTCTCCATGGAGCGTCTAGAATTATTGGGAGATTCTGTGCTGAAGTATGCCGCGAGTTGTCACCTTTTCCTGAAATTTCCTGATAAGGATGAGGGGGAATTAACATCCAGTAGGACTGATATCATATCTAATGCCGCACTTTATGGGCTTGGAATTGAACACAAAATTCAG GGTTACATACGTGATGCTGCATTTGATCCTCGCCGATGGCTTGCACCAGGACAGCTCTCGATTCACCCTGTTCCTTGTAATTGCTCGCTAGATGAGGTTGTAACTCATGATATCGATGCCGTTGATGACAAACCTATTGTGAAAATAGGCCAGATGTGTGATAAGGGACACAGATGGATGTGTTCCAAAACAATTTCGGACTGTGTTGAAGCCATAATTGGCGCATATTATGTAGGAGGTGGATTAAGGGCAGCTCTGTCTGTTCTCAAATGGTTGGGTGTTGATGCTGACATTGAAGAAGAATTGATTATTCAGACCATCTTGAATGCATCTATGAGGACTTATCTTCCGAAAGTTGATGTAATTAAAATGCTTGAAGCAAAACTAGGCTATGCATTTTCGGTGAAAGGTCTTCTGCTAGAAGCTCTTACCCACCCATCACATCAGGAATCAGCAGAAAGTTACTCCTACCAG CGTCTGGAATTCCTTGGCGATGCTGTCTTGGATATTCTATTAACACGACATCTTTTCAATAGTCATAAAGACACCGATGAGGGGGAGTTGACAGATTTACGCTGTGCTTCAGTAAACAATGAAAATTTTGCACAAGTCGCGGTCAAGCATAAGTTCCATCAATTTCTCCAGCATTCTTCTGGGATTTTACCAGACCAGATTACTGAATATGCACATAGTTTGGAAAATTCTTCCTTGGACAAAGACAAACTATTATCAGATGCTGCATTAAGAGGGCCTAAA GTTCTAGGTGATATTGTAGAAAGTATTGCGGGTGCAGTTCTTATAGATACGAAACTTGATTTGGATGTAGTTTGGGGTGTATTCAAGCCTCTTCTTTCACCTATTGTCACACCTGAGAACCTGGAGTTGCCTCCTTTCAGAGAGCTTCTCGAGTGGTGCAGCAAAAATGGGTATTTTGTAGAAATTAAGTGTACAGTTGGAGAGAAAATAGAGGCTACTCTGGGTGTGCAACTCAAGGAGAAGCTCCTTGTCAGGCATGGTTGCGGCACGAACAAAAAGGATTCTAAAGCACATGCAGCTTCCATGTTACTCATGGACCTTCAG AAAGAAGGACTTCTAATCCCCAAGAATGCAAGCAGGACTCAACACGCAAATGGCAGTAACAACTTGTTTGATGCACTGGATATCCGGCTTCCAACACCAACCAGCGGAAAGAAATCAACTGGTTCAAAGTTAGCTGCTATCCTTGGTAAACCAG TGCACGTGCTGGTGAAAACGAGTAAAGGAGGACCTCGTGCAGCACTGTATGAGGTATGCAAAAAATTGCAATGGCCAGTGCCTTCTTTTGATTCGGTGAAAGTAAAACCAAG CTGTGCAAAATCTATGCCTCACGGGTTCTCATTCGCTACAACCATAGCATTGCAAATTCCTAGTGATGATAAGATCAGCCTCACAGGAGACGGTTTCGCGGACAAGAAAAGCGCAATGGATTCTGCTGCACTGCTCATGCTCCACGAGCTTCAGCGGCGAGGTAGATTGCAAGTCCAGGAGGTATGA
- the LOC127345290 gene encoding endoribonuclease Dicer homolog 3a isoform X2 translates to MADLGAAAGRGGDDAMDAAAGPPTAAEVEAAPVPDVNMNPLKRSSESSAQEDDADRQKRQKTECQEFIPRRYQLDVYEVAKARNTIAMLDTGAGKTMIAVMLMKDFRSKVDKSRNDRKVIVFLAPTVQLVTQQCEVIRAHTDFEVELYYGAKGVDEWTAPRWKEEVSKYQVMVMTPMVLLDALCKAFLTLDLVSLMIFDECHRATGNHPYSRIMKEFYHQSEHKPKVFGMTASPVIKKAVSSVLDCEVQFSELEKLLNAKIYTVADREEIELCAPTAEYVNRYYAPKTVCFNYLNEELALLRSEYDALIRKLQNKPNYQKKEADEIAKQSRKHLSDSIEKILYCLDSVGLLCASEATKICIERSQRKGWLKKVSDATNIQSDTNSSFLCAEISALHLKFFDAVSRILDKHLQKGSNVLLNSESGCVEATKMGYVSPKLYELIQIFYSFSNLDHFRCLIFVDRKITARVIERAMKKFSQLSHFTVSFLTGGSSSVDALTPKVQKDTLDSFRSGKVNLLFSTDVAEEGIDIPDCSCVIKFDLPTTTRSYIQSSGRARQKDSQYILMIERENAKQNNLVSAILRSKNSMVETALNRDSEDLLPGFFAVQETNEYIVGTTGAKVTAESSIGVIVHCCNKLSKDKYNTTNPSFESMDHGDGFVCKLTLPFSDVLPPLVGPKARSKQKAKQLVCLDACKQLHRRGILDDSLCPSFEKPPPGSDGVGTTKRKELHGTTGVHALSGTWASERTAVKLQSYKLKFSCDQVGQRYSDFVLLIDTTIENEAANLDIDLYLHDKMVKASVSPYGLLELDVEQMEKAKLFQALMFNGLFGKLFTGSKLSDDPREFILNKSDAFIWKNANMYLILPMNLTLESHGISCINWRVINEAATAVKLLKKIYAEATMNIPGILDCDQNDTDLIHLANTSCEAHVLRNVAVLAVHTGKIYTALHVADLSANSTFDGVSDKKEAKFNTFTEYFENKYNIVLRHPSQPLLVLKPTHKPHNLLSSKFRDEGNREKKNDVINKANNRVHMPPELLIPLNLSEDILRSFYLFPSLMHRIETLMLASQLKSEISYEDSNISSFLILEAITSLRCSEDFSMERLELLGDSVLKYAASCHLFLKFPDKDEGELTSSRTDIISNAALYGLGIEHKIQGYIRDAAFDPRRWLAPGQLSIHPVPCNCSLDEVVTHDIDAVDDKPIVKIGQMCDKGHRWMCSKTISDCVEAIIGAYYVGGGLRAALSVLKWLGVDADIEEELIIQTILNASMRTYLPKVDVIKMLEAKLGYAFSVKGLLLEALTHPSHQESAESYSYQS, encoded by the exons ATGGCGGACCTGGGAGCGGCGGCCGGAAGGGGAGGCGACGACGCGATGGACGCCGCCGCCGGGCCTCcgacggcggcggaggtggaggccgcCCCCGTCCCCGACG TTAACATGAACCCTCTGAAGAGGTCGTCGGAGTCGTCTGCTCAGGAAGACGATGCAGACAGGCAGAAGCGGCAGAAGACAGAGTGTCAAGAATTCATTCCGAGGAG ATACCAGCTCGATGTCTACGAGGTCGCCAAGGCGCGGAACACGATCGCGATGCTCGACACGGGAGCTGGGAAGACGATGATCGCTGTGATGCTCATGAAGGATTTTCGGAGCAAGGTCGACAAATCGAGGAACGACAGGAAGGTCATCGTTTTCCTCGCACCGACGGTTCAGCTCGTCACGCAG CAATGCGAGGTGATTAGAGCCCACACGGATTTTGAGGTGGAGCTCTACTATGGCGCCAAGGGGGTCGACGAATGGACGGCTCCTAGATGGAAAGAAGAAGTGTCGAAATATCAG GTCATGGTGATGACACCAATGGTGTTGCTAGACGCTTTATGTAAAGCGTTCTTGACCTTGGACTTGGTTAGTCTTATGATATTTGATGAATGCCATCGTGCAACTGGCAATCATCCGTATTCTAGAATAATGAAG GAGTTTTATCACCAATCTGAACACAAGCCAAAGGTGTTCGGTATGACAGCATCACCTGTTataaaaaaag CTGTCTCTTCTGTTTTGGATTGTGAAGTTCAGTTCTCTGAACTGGAAAAGCTTCTAAATGCTAAG ATCTACACAGTTGCTGATAGAGAAGAGATAGAGCTTTGTGCCCCTACTGCAGAATATGTGAACAGATACTATGCCCCCAAAACAGTTTGTTTCAACTATTTGAATGAAGAGTTGGCACTTTTACGTTCCGAG TATGATGCATTAATTAGAAAATTGCAGAATAAGCCAAACTACCAGAAAAAAGAAGCCGATGAAATAGCAAAACAATCACGGAAGCATCTATCGGATTCTATAGAAAAGATCTTGTATTGCCTTGATTCTGTTGGTCTTCTTTGTGCTAGTGAG GCCACCAAAATCTGCATTGAAAGGAGTCAGAGAAAAGGTTGGCTGAAGAAAGTTTCTGATGCCACAAATattcaaagtgataccaatagctCGTTCCTGTGTGCGGAAATTTCAGCACTACATTTGAAGTTCTTTGATGCCGTGTCACGTATACTTGACAAACACCTCCAGAAAG GTAGCAATGTGCTTCTAAATTCTGAGAGTGGATGTGTGGAAGCAACAAAAATGGGCTATGTATCACCAAAGCTTTATGAACTCATCCAAATCTTCTACTCTTTCAG TAACTTAGACCATTTCCGATGCCTCATTTTTGTGGACCGAAAAATCACTGCTAGAGTCATTGAACGGGCAATGAAGAAATTTTCACAGCTCTCACATTTTACAGTTTCTTTTCTTACTGGAGGGAGTTCTTCAGTGGATGCTCTGACCCCTAAAGTGCAAAAGGACACACTGGATTCATTTCGTTCTGGAAAG GTGAACTTACTATTTAGTACAGATGTTGCAGAAGAGGGTATTGATATCCCAGACTGTTCATGTGTAATAAAATTTGATTTACCGACGACAACCCGTAGCTATATTCAGTCAAGTGGGCGAGCACGCCAGAAGGACTCTCAGTACATACTAATGATTGAACG GGAAAATGCGAAACAAAATAATTTGGTATCGGCCATTTTGAGAAGCAAGAACTCGATGGTTGAGACTGCTTTGAACAGAGATTCCGAGGATCTACTCCCTGGTTTCTTCGCCGTTCAAGAAACAAATGAATACATTGTAGGCACAACAGGCGCAAAAGTAACTGCCGAGTCTAGTATTGGTGTTATCGTCCACTGTTGTAACAAGCTTTCAAAGGACAA GTACAACACCACAAACCCTTCATTTGAGTCCATGGATCACGGTGATggttttgtgtgtaaattaacacTACCATTTAGCGATGTGTTGCCACCTTTGGTGGGTCCAAAAGCAAGAAGCAAGCAGAAGGCAAAACAACTAGTTTGTCTTGATGCATGTAAGCAGCTGCATCGACGGGGAATACTTGATGACTCCCTTTGTCCATCTTTTGAAAAGCCACCTCCAGGAAGTGATGGTGTAG GTACAACAAAACGAAAGGAGCTACATGGCACAACTGGAGTCCATGCCTTGTCTGGTACCTGGGCATCTGAGAGAACTGCTGTTAAGCTTCAAAGCTATAAGTTGAAATTTTCTTGTGATCAAGTTGGTCAGAGATACTCTGATTTTGTTTTGTTAATCGACACAACTATAGAAAATGAAGCTGCAAATTTGGATATTGATCTGTATCTACATGACAAGATGGTAAAAGCTTCAGTCTCTCCTTACGGCCTTCTTGAGTTGGATGTTGAACAG ATGGAGAAAGCAAAGCTATTTCAAGCACTTATGTTCAATGGTTTATTCGGAAAGTTGTTTACTGGATCAAAATTGTCCGACGATCCGAGGGAGTTTATTCTCAATAAAAGTGATGCATTTATTTGGAAAAATGCAAATATGTATCTGATTTTACCTATGAATCTTACTCTGGAGTCTCATGGCATTTCTTGCATTAACTGGAGAGTGATCAATGAAGCTGCTACAGCTGTCAAACTTTTGAAAAAGATTTATGCTGAAGCCACCATGAACATACCAGGAATTCTCGATTGCGACCAAAATGATACAGATCTAATTCATTTAGCTAACACGTCATGTGAGGCTCATGTCCTTAGAAATGTGGCAGTGCTGGCAGTTCACACAGGGAAGATCTATACTGCTCTTCATGTTGCTGATTTATCTGCCAATAGCACATTTGATGGTGTATCAGATAAGAAAGAAGCAAAGTTCAATACCTTTACAGAATACTTCGAAAATAA GTACAACATAGTTCTCCGTCATCCCTCACAGCCATTACTAGTGCTAAAACCCACCCATAAACCTCACAACCTTCTTTCCTCAAAGTTCAGAGATGAAG GTAACCGTGAGAAGAAAAATGATGTCATTAATAAGGCGAACAACCGTGTTCACATGCCCCCAGAGTTGCTGATTCCCCTTAATTTATCTGAGGACATTTTAAGATCATTTTATTTGTTCCCCTCTTTGATGCATCGTATAGAGACATTAATGCTAGCCAGTCAACTAAAAAGTGAAATTTCATATGAGGATTCAAATATATCAAGCTTTCTG ATTCTAGAAGCTATTACATCACTTCGATGCTCTGAAGACTTCTCCATGGAGCGTCTAGAATTATTGGGAGATTCTGTGCTGAAGTATGCCGCGAGTTGTCACCTTTTCCTGAAATTTCCTGATAAGGATGAGGGGGAATTAACATCCAGTAGGACTGATATCATATCTAATGCCGCACTTTATGGGCTTGGAATTGAACACAAAATTCAG GGTTACATACGTGATGCTGCATTTGATCCTCGCCGATGGCTTGCACCAGGACAGCTCTCGATTCACCCTGTTCCTTGTAATTGCTCGCTAGATGAGGTTGTAACTCATGATATCGATGCCGTTGATGACAAACCTATTGTGAAAATAGGCCAGATGTGTGATAAGGGACACAGATGGATGTGTTCCAAAACAATTTCGGACTGTGTTGAAGCCATAATTGGCGCATATTATGTAGGAGGTGGATTAAGGGCAGCTCTGTCTGTTCTCAAATGGTTGGGTGTTGATGCTGACATTGAAGAAGAATTGATTATTCAGACCATCTTGAATGCATCTATGAGGACTTATCTTCCGAAAGTTGATGTAATTAAAATGCTTGAAGCAAAACTAGGCTATGCATTTTCGGTGAAAGGTCTTCTGCTAGAAGCTCTTACCCACCCATCACATCAGGAATCAGCAGAAAGTTACTCCTACCAG TCATAA